The following coding sequences lie in one Massilia sp. KIM genomic window:
- a CDS encoding cysteine hydrolase family protein — translation MSLPALIIIDMQNCMASPAAGQRNNPDAERNIEALLAAWRSKGAPVVHVRHISRSPGSGFAPGQPGAAFQSAFLPRDSEHVVEKNVPDAFIQSGLERWLRVRGIQDLVIVGVSTNNSVEASARSAGNLGFRTTVVADATFAFAMRDYAGAARSADEVHAMSLANLDGEYAAIADTRRLLSEHGA, via the coding sequence ATGAGCCTGCCCGCCCTGATCATCATCGACATGCAGAACTGCATGGCCAGCCCGGCCGCCGGCCAGCGCAACAACCCTGATGCCGAACGCAACATCGAAGCCCTGCTGGCCGCCTGGCGCAGCAAGGGCGCGCCCGTCGTCCACGTGCGCCACATCTCGCGCAGTCCGGGGTCGGGCTTCGCCCCAGGCCAGCCCGGCGCGGCCTTCCAGAGCGCCTTCCTCCCGCGCGACAGCGAGCACGTGGTCGAGAAGAACGTCCCCGACGCCTTCATCCAGTCCGGCCTCGAACGCTGGCTGCGCGTGCGCGGCATCCAGGACCTGGTCATCGTCGGCGTCAGCACCAACAACTCGGTCGAAGCCAGCGCCCGCAGCGCCGGCAACCTGGGTTTCCGCACCACCGTCGTGGCCGACGCCACCTTCGCCTTCGCCATGCGCGACTATGCCGGCGCTGCGCGCAGCGCCGACGAGGTCCACGCCATGTCGCTTGCCAACCTCGACGGCGAATACGCCGCCATCGCCGACACCCGCAGGCTGCTGAGCGAACACGGCGCCTGA
- a CDS encoding alcohol dehydrogenase catalytic domain-containing protein translates to MRSIHYHRYGNPEDVLRVDHVPEPPAPGADEVLIRVLLRPVHPGDLLGVSGRYRAPGDTAPLPEGGARPGFEGMGLVEAVGASVQAEGRLRPGMRVAFFPGRGAWGERTVVAAEFVTALPDAVPDAIGAQLHVNPLTAQMLLRAAREAGVGPQGAMAITAAGSAVAKLLAALALDAGLPVIGLVRSGAGVEELKALHPRLPVVATDREDWREAFERALDGRPLRAVLDAIGGPLPSELFLSLAPGGSLVMYGDMTGEPLRIPALMLPMRDLRIGGVSVGRWAGLPAAQRQQDLQGALRLARDHAALFEVAAEYPLDEVSAAVAHAQRPAKRGAVLLASKDEVGAQT, encoded by the coding sequence ATGCGCAGCATCCACTATCACCGCTACGGCAATCCGGAAGACGTCCTGCGGGTCGACCACGTGCCCGAGCCGCCGGCGCCGGGCGCGGACGAGGTCCTGATCCGCGTCCTGTTGCGCCCCGTGCATCCGGGCGACCTTCTGGGCGTATCCGGCCGCTATCGCGCTCCCGGCGACACCGCGCCGCTGCCGGAAGGCGGCGCGCGTCCCGGCTTCGAAGGCATGGGCCTGGTCGAGGCCGTGGGCGCGTCGGTGCAGGCCGAGGGACGCCTGCGTCCGGGCATGCGGGTCGCCTTCTTCCCGGGCCGTGGCGCATGGGGCGAGCGCACCGTGGTGGCGGCCGAATTCGTGACCGCCCTGCCGGATGCGGTGCCGGACGCCATCGGCGCGCAACTGCACGTCAACCCCCTGACTGCGCAGATGCTGCTGCGGGCGGCGCGCGAGGCCGGCGTCGGCCCGCAGGGCGCGATGGCGATCACGGCGGCCGGATCGGCGGTGGCCAAGCTGCTCGCCGCGCTGGCGCTTGACGCCGGCCTGCCCGTCATCGGCCTGGTGCGCAGCGGCGCGGGCGTGGAGGAACTGAAGGCGCTGCATCCGCGCCTGCCGGTCGTCGCCACCGATCGCGAGGACTGGCGCGAGGCCTTCGAGCGCGCGCTGGACGGCCGGCCGCTGCGCGCCGTCCTGGACGCCATCGGCGGCCCGCTGCCGAGCGAACTGTTCCTTTCCCTGGCGCCGGGCGGCAGCCTGGTGATGTACGGCGACATGACAGGCGAGCCGCTGCGCATTCCCGCCCTGATGCTGCCGATGCGCGACCTGCGCATTGGCGGCGTGTCGGTCGGACGCTGGGCCGGGCTGCCTGCTGCGCAGCGGCAGCAGGACCTGCAGGGCGCGCTGCGGCTCGCACGGGACCATGCGGCGCTGTTCGAGGTGGCGGCCGAGTATCCGCTCGATGAGGTGTCCGCCGCGGTCGCGCATGCCCAGCGACCGGCCAAGCGCGGCGCCGTGCTGCTCGCGTCGAAGGACGAAGTTGGAGCGCAAACATGA
- a CDS encoding LysR family transcriptional regulator codes for MATLPDFEGLAMFAKVAEERSFAGAARALDVSVATVSRAVARLEERLGARLLNRTSRQLALTEFGHSMAENARNLVLQAEQAEGAAREMAARPRGLIRLAAPMSFGLRWVAPLMPAFFRAYPEVSVDLHLSDAKVDIVGQGFDAALRIAVLPDSSLVARRLCAVSPVVVASPGYLEQHGTPAHPSELAGHACLGYAYRARSDVWRFTNAAGEEVNVKPEGPLRVTNADALLPTVLAGLAIAEFPEFIAADQIRDGSLVPILKDWTLPRGGLYFVTPSARTRPAKVDALLQFFVRHLSEPEWQVVDW; via the coding sequence ATGGCGACACTGCCCGACTTCGAAGGACTGGCGATGTTCGCCAAGGTGGCCGAGGAACGTTCCTTCGCCGGCGCCGCGCGCGCGCTCGACGTGTCGGTGGCGACCGTGTCGCGCGCCGTGGCGCGGCTGGAGGAAAGGCTGGGCGCGCGCCTGCTGAACCGCACATCGCGCCAACTGGCCCTGACCGAGTTCGGCCACAGCATGGCCGAGAACGCGCGCAATCTGGTGCTGCAAGCGGAGCAGGCCGAGGGCGCGGCCCGCGAGATGGCGGCGCGGCCGCGCGGCCTGATCCGGCTGGCGGCGCCGATGTCCTTCGGCCTGCGCTGGGTGGCGCCGCTGATGCCCGCCTTCTTTCGCGCCTATCCGGAAGTCTCGGTCGATCTGCACCTGAGCGACGCCAAGGTCGACATCGTGGGGCAGGGCTTCGATGCCGCGCTGCGCATCGCGGTGCTGCCCGATTCCTCGCTGGTGGCGCGCCGCCTGTGCGCGGTGTCGCCGGTGGTGGTGGCTTCGCCCGGCTACCTGGAGCAGCACGGCACGCCCGCGCATCCTTCCGAGCTCGCGGGGCATGCCTGCCTGGGCTATGCCTACCGCGCGCGCAGCGACGTCTGGCGCTTCACCAATGCCGCCGGCGAGGAGGTGAACGTCAAGCCCGAAGGGCCGCTGCGAGTGACCAATGCGGACGCCTTGCTGCCCACCGTGCTGGCCGGCCTGGCGATCGCCGAATTCCCCGAGTTCATCGCGGCCGACCAGATCCGCGACGGCAGCCTGGTGCCGATCCTGAAGGACTGGACACTGCCGCGCGGCGGCCTGTACTTCGTCACGCCCTCGGCCCGCACCCGGCCGGCCAAGGTGGACGCGCTGCTGCAGTTCTTCGTGCGCCACCTGAGCGAGCCCGAATGGCAGGTGGTGGACTGGTGA
- a CDS encoding ATP-binding protein, giving the protein MRAFPWETTPLGPVGAWPQSLKSTVRTLLDMRLPAYLAWGEHFTQFFNDAYLPILGDKAVGALGNDARVVWSEIWPTIGPMWAKVLQGEPVGSDNFALTINRFGYDETVYFNYSYSPVYGDSGRPEGVLVTFIETTKAVLGERRHAFQLKLADTLRRETEFDPMLKATIRLTSEYFLGSKVSYVEIDETARRFQVKEEWMDGVATGGAQASLPPGVLSEEQLDQLRAGLTLCVGDVARDPACAAVAPQCLALGIRSVIVIPLKDGDRLVGAGFLYKDHAYRWTEDERSLAEDLARRTWEALRRIRAEEALREETRVLELLNRAGGALASTLDIDTLLQKVTDAATELTGAEFGAFFYNGRNEEGEAYLLYTLSGAPREAFEKLGQPRPTTLFGPTFRGAAPIRSDDITKDPRYGQHGPHFGMPKGHLPVRSYLAASVISRSGEVLGGLYFGHSQPAMFDERTEHIIAGFVSQAAVAIDNARLYDLAQRSAREREGLLASERAARAEAERHSKMKDEFLAMLAHELRNPLAPITNAAQLLGMPSVDEGLRGKATSIIARQVRHMTELVDDLLDVSRVTRGLVKLETETLDLNGVVRAAVEQARPHIEAKSHALAVETPGAPVVVAGDRTRLVQVLVNLLNNAAKYTPHGGRITLRLEARPEDARLTVIDNGSGIEPQLLPHVFDLFTQGERTPDRSQGGLGIGLALVKSIVQMHAGQVEAYSAGLGAGASVSVLLPLADAAGLDGPGHIRHAPGVGVPRVLTLVDDNADAAQSLAVLLRAQGHTVRVFEDAVRTLASTELAGTEAFILDIGLPDITGYELARRLRPDHPQASFIALTGYGQARDRDLSRQAGFDHHLVKPVEIRALAEILAQLPMRRDATELTMPVDNIALTQQD; this is encoded by the coding sequence ATGCGCGCCTTTCCATGGGAAACGACGCCGCTCGGCCCGGTCGGCGCCTGGCCGCAGAGCCTCAAGAGCACGGTGCGCACCCTGCTCGACATGCGCCTGCCGGCCTACCTGGCCTGGGGCGAGCACTTCACGCAGTTCTTCAACGACGCCTACCTGCCCATCCTGGGGGACAAGGCGGTGGGCGCCCTCGGCAACGACGCGCGCGTGGTCTGGTCCGAGATCTGGCCCACCATCGGCCCGATGTGGGCCAAGGTGCTGCAAGGGGAGCCGGTCGGTTCCGACAACTTCGCGCTCACCATCAATCGTTTCGGCTACGACGAGACGGTCTATTTCAATTATTCGTACAGCCCGGTCTACGGCGACAGCGGCAGGCCCGAAGGCGTGCTGGTCACCTTCATCGAGACCACCAAGGCCGTGCTGGGCGAACGCCGCCACGCCTTCCAGCTCAAGCTGGCCGACACCCTGCGCCGCGAAACCGAATTCGACCCCATGCTCAAGGCGACCATCCGCCTGACCAGCGAGTACTTCCTGGGCTCGAAGGTCTCCTACGTCGAGATCGACGAGACCGCGCGCCGCTTCCAGGTGAAGGAGGAGTGGATGGATGGCGTCGCGACCGGCGGCGCCCAGGCCAGCCTGCCGCCCGGCGTGCTGTCCGAGGAGCAGTTGGACCAGCTGCGCGCCGGCCTGACCCTGTGCGTGGGCGACGTCGCCCGCGACCCGGCCTGCGCCGCCGTGGCCCCGCAATGCCTGGCGCTGGGCATCCGATCGGTGATCGTCATCCCGCTCAAGGATGGCGACCGGCTGGTCGGCGCCGGCTTCCTGTACAAGGACCACGCCTACCGCTGGACCGAGGACGAGCGCAGCCTGGCCGAAGACCTGGCGCGCCGCACCTGGGAAGCGCTGCGCCGCATCCGCGCCGAGGAAGCGCTGCGCGAGGAGACCCGGGTGCTCGAGCTGCTCAACCGCGCCGGCGGCGCGCTCGCTTCGACCCTCGACATCGACACCCTGCTGCAGAAGGTCACCGACGCCGCCACCGAACTGACCGGCGCCGAATTCGGCGCCTTCTTCTACAACGGCCGCAACGAGGAGGGCGAAGCCTACCTGCTGTACACGCTCAGCGGCGCGCCGCGCGAGGCCTTCGAGAAGCTGGGCCAGCCGCGCCCGACCACGCTGTTCGGCCCCACCTTCCGCGGCGCCGCGCCGATCCGCAGCGACGACATCACCAAGGACCCGCGCTACGGCCAGCACGGCCCGCACTTCGGCATGCCCAAGGGCCACCTGCCGGTGCGCAGCTACCTTGCCGCCTCGGTGATCTCGCGCTCGGGCGAGGTGCTGGGCGGCCTGTACTTCGGCCACTCCCAGCCCGCCATGTTCGACGAGCGCACCGAACACATCATCGCCGGCTTCGTGTCCCAGGCCGCGGTGGCGATCGACAATGCGCGCCTCTACGACCTGGCCCAGCGCTCGGCGCGCGAGCGCGAAGGCCTGCTGGCCAGCGAGCGCGCCGCGCGCGCCGAGGCCGAGCGCCACAGCAAGATGAAGGACGAGTTCCTGGCCATGCTGGCCCATGAGCTGCGCAATCCGCTGGCGCCGATCACCAACGCGGCCCAGCTGCTCGGCATGCCAAGCGTTGACGAGGGCCTGCGCGGCAAGGCCACCAGCATCATCGCGCGCCAGGTGCGCCACATGACGGAACTGGTGGACGACCTGCTGGACGTCTCGCGCGTCACCCGCGGCCTGGTCAAGCTCGAGACCGAGACCCTGGACCTGAATGGCGTGGTGCGCGCCGCCGTCGAGCAGGCGCGGCCCCACATCGAGGCCAAGTCGCACGCCCTGGCGGTCGAGACTCCCGGCGCCCCGGTGGTGGTGGCGGGCGACCGCACCCGCCTGGTGCAGGTGCTGGTCAACCTGCTCAACAACGCCGCCAAGTACACCCCGCACGGCGGACGCATCACCCTGCGCCTGGAGGCGCGTCCCGAGGACGCGCGCCTGACCGTGATCGACAACGGCAGCGGCATCGAGCCGCAACTGCTTCCCCACGTGTTCGACCTGTTCACCCAGGGCGAACGCACGCCCGACCGCTCCCAGGGCGGGCTCGGGATCGGCCTGGCGCTGGTCAAAAGCATCGTCCAGATGCACGCAGGCCAGGTCGAGGCCTACAGCGCCGGCCTAGGGGCGGGCGCTTCGGTCTCGGTGCTGCTGCCCCTGGCCGACGCCGCCGGCCTGGACGGCCCGGGCCACATCCGCCACGCGCCCGGCGTCGGCGTGCCGCGCGTGCTGACCCTGGTCGACGACAACGCCGACGCGGCCCAGTCGCTGGCAGTGCTGCTGCGCGCCCAGGGCCACACGGTGCGGGTGTTCGAGGACGCGGTGCGCACCCTGGCCTCGACCGAGCTGGCCGGCACCGAGGCCTTCATCCTCGACATCGGCCTGCCCGACATCACCGGCTACGAACTGGCGCGCCGCCTGCGCCCCGATCACCCGCAGGCCAGCTTCATCGCGCTCACCGGCTACGGCCAGGCGCGCGACCGCGACCTGTCCAGGCAGGCCGGCTTCGACCACCACCTGGTCAAGCCGGTCGAGATCCGCGCCCTGGCCGAGATCCTGGCCCAGCTCCCGATGCGCAGGGATGCGACAGAACTGACAATGCCTGTTGACAATATTGCGTTGACTCAGCAAGATTGA
- a CDS encoding GNAT family N-acetyltransferase, with protein MTSTLAVRRIEAGDDSCLEGLTDLLLDCVEGGASVSFMLPLERGKARAFWQGVLQGVARGERTLLVAEDGEGGIAGSVQLCTAMPDNQPHRADVAKLLVRRRARRGGIGRQLMLALEQAARAQGKTVLVLDTASPEAERLYERLGWQRVGVIPNYALMPDGAMAATTYYYKHL; from the coding sequence ATGACGAGCACCCTCGCAGTACGCCGTATCGAGGCCGGCGACGACAGCTGCCTCGAGGGCCTGACCGATCTGCTGCTCGACTGCGTCGAAGGCGGCGCCTCGGTCAGCTTCATGCTGCCCCTCGAGCGCGGCAAGGCGCGCGCTTTCTGGCAGGGCGTCCTGCAAGGCGTCGCGCGCGGCGAACGCACCCTGCTGGTGGCCGAAGACGGGGAGGGCGGCATCGCCGGCAGCGTCCAGCTCTGTACCGCCATGCCCGACAACCAGCCGCACCGCGCCGACGTCGCCAAGCTGCTGGTGCGCCGCCGGGCGCGCCGCGGCGGCATCGGCCGGCAGCTGATGCTGGCGCTGGAACAGGCCGCGCGCGCGCAGGGCAAGACCGTGCTGGTGCTCGACACCGCCAGCCCGGAGGCCGAACGCCTCTACGAGCGCCTGGGCTGGCAGCGGGTCGGCGTGATCCCGAACTATGCCCTGATGCCGGACGGCGCCATGGCCGCCACCACCTACTACTACAAGCACCTGTGA
- a CDS encoding helix-turn-helix domain-containing protein — protein sequence MTINALIAQRIRQLRDEQDLSLAALAERSGVSRSNISLIERGESSATATVLDKLSAALGVTVASLFEQPAASPNPLSRAAEQQSWTDPGSGYVRRNLSPPAGSPIQLVEVSFPPGQRVAYETGSREAEVHQQVWLIEGSMEITLGDTRWTLAPGDCLAMRLDQPTAFHNPGPRPARYLVALVSQPTKPPRRTA from the coding sequence ATGACCATCAATGCACTGATCGCCCAACGCATCCGCCAGCTCCGCGACGAGCAGGACTTGTCCCTCGCCGCCCTCGCCGAGCGCAGCGGCGTCAGCCGCTCCAACATCTCCCTGATCGAGCGCGGCGAGAGCAGCGCCACCGCCACCGTGCTCGACAAGCTGAGCGCCGCCCTCGGCGTGACGGTCGCCTCGCTGTTCGAGCAGCCGGCGGCAAGCCCGAACCCGCTTTCACGCGCGGCAGAGCAGCAAAGCTGGACCGACCCCGGCTCCGGCTACGTACGCCGCAATCTCTCGCCCCCAGCCGGCTCGCCGATCCAGCTGGTCGAGGTCAGCTTCCCGCCCGGCCAGCGCGTCGCCTACGAAACCGGCTCGCGCGAGGCGGAGGTGCACCAGCAGGTCTGGCTGATCGAGGGCAGCATGGAGATCACGCTGGGCGACACCCGCTGGACCCTGGCCCCCGGCGACTGCCTTGCCATGCGCCTCGACCAGCCCACCGCCTTCCACAACCCCGGCCCCAGGCCCGCGCGCTACCTGGTCGCACTGGTCAGCCAGCCCACCAAACCGCCAAGGAGGACCGCATGA
- a CDS encoding pirin family protein, translating into MIEHRPYAALGGSKLAWLDARLHVAINGMGRPEHGAIGPLIAWNDDEFAPHSGFPLHGHRDVEILTYVRRGAITHEDSLGNRSSVQAGDVQVMSAGSGIRHAEFNLGDESTALYQIWLRPRSSGGQPAWSTRRFPRAERSGMFSVLASGYPEDLGALPVNADARLLGAVLRQGSTIEHRLAKGKRAYLVPTHGRVMVNGVALEARDGAAIHEEPLLSISALDDTDLVLVEVN; encoded by the coding sequence ATGATCGAACACCGTCCTTACGCCGCGCTTGGCGGCAGCAAGCTGGCCTGGCTCGACGCCCGCCTGCACGTGGCCATCAACGGCATGGGCCGTCCCGAGCATGGCGCCATCGGCCCGCTGATCGCCTGGAACGACGACGAATTCGCGCCGCACTCGGGATTTCCGCTGCACGGCCACCGCGACGTCGAGATCCTCACCTACGTGCGGCGCGGCGCCATCACCCACGAGGACAGCCTGGGCAACCGCAGCAGCGTGCAGGCCGGTGACGTGCAGGTGATGAGCGCAGGCAGCGGCATCCGCCACGCGGAATTCAACCTCGGCGACGAGTCGACCGCGCTGTACCAGATCTGGCTGCGGCCACGCAGCAGCGGCGGGCAGCCCGCCTGGAGCACGCGCCGCTTCCCGCGCGCCGAACGCAGCGGCATGTTCAGCGTGCTGGCCAGCGGCTATCCGGAGGACCTGGGCGCCCTGCCGGTGAACGCCGACGCTCGCCTGCTCGGCGCCGTGCTGCGCCAGGGCAGCACCATTGAGCATCGCCTTGCCAAGGGCAAGCGCGCCTACCTGGTGCCGACCCATGGCCGCGTGATGGTGAACGGCGTTGCGCTCGAGGCGCGCGACGGCGCCGCCATCCATGAGGAACCCCTGCTGAGCATCAGCGCCCTCGACGATACCGACCTCGTGCTGGTCGAAGTGAACTAA
- a CDS encoding SDR family oxidoreductase, with protein MNRKLDNKIALITGATSGIGLAAAKRFALEGAQVIITGRRQAELDAAVAAIGHDAVGLRVDSGDLNALDGLYDEIRARFGRLDVLYANAGGGSMLPIGQITEEQFDDTFGRNVKGTLFTVQKALPLLSQGASVILTGSTAASSGTPAFSVYAASKAAVRAFARNWILDLKDRAIRVNTISPGATRTPGLVELAGDDAAQQQGLLDYLASQIPLGRVGEPEEIAKAAVFLASDDSSFVNGAELFVDGGQAQI; from the coding sequence ATGAACCGCAAACTCGACAACAAAATCGCCCTGATCACCGGCGCCACCAGCGGCATCGGCCTGGCGGCCGCCAAACGCTTCGCCCTCGAAGGCGCGCAAGTCATCATCACCGGCCGCCGCCAGGCGGAACTCGACGCCGCGGTGGCCGCCATCGGCCACGACGCCGTCGGCCTGCGCGTCGACTCGGGCGACCTGAACGCGCTGGACGGCCTGTACGACGAGATCCGCGCCCGCTTCGGTCGTCTCGACGTCCTGTACGCCAATGCGGGCGGCGGTTCGATGCTCCCGATCGGCCAGATCACCGAAGAGCAGTTCGACGACACCTTCGGCCGCAACGTCAAGGGCACCCTGTTCACGGTGCAGAAAGCCCTGCCCCTGCTGTCCCAGGGCGCCTCGGTGATCCTGACCGGGTCGACCGCAGCCAGCAGCGGCACCCCGGCCTTCAGCGTCTACGCCGCCAGCAAGGCGGCAGTGCGCGCCTTCGCCCGCAACTGGATCCTGGACCTGAAGGACCGCGCCATCCGCGTCAACACCATCAGCCCGGGCGCCACCCGCACTCCCGGCCTGGTGGAATTGGCCGGCGACGACGCCGCCCAGCAGCAAGGCCTGCTCGACTACCTGGCGTCGCAGATCCCGCTCGGCCGCGTGGGCGAGCCGGAAGAAATCGCCAAGGCCGCCGTGTTCCTGGCCTCGGACGACTCCAGCTTCGTCAACGGCGCCGAACTCTTCGTCGACGGCGGCCAGGCCCAGATCTGA
- a CDS encoding MFS transporter: MASVALATFVMVTSEFLPIGLLGAIARDMGESEGHAGLMVTVPGFTAALAAPVAALFAGRVDRRTMLLLLSTLIAAANLIAACAGSFAVLLAGRVLLGLSVGGFWAFAAAVGRRLVAAEQGNRATAIVLAGISTGTVLGVPFATAIGNSAGWRSAFGVVAMLALAAAVAQLRLLPRLPGSAALSLRSLPELMGQRALLAGLAAAALVAGGHFMAYTYLEPFLARVAGMEGTGVGMTLMAYGLAGVAGTFVGERLAGRDVRRAFVAAAVLMAAALGAGAVLGAHAWAAAVLVVAWGLAFGAIPVSIQLWMFRAAPSQVEASSAMTVTIFQLALGAGAAGGGWLVDQAGLRSAYVAGALLSLAAVAPLLAFASLRHRD, encoded by the coding sequence GTGGCCTCGGTGGCACTGGCCACCTTCGTGATGGTGACCAGCGAATTCCTGCCCATCGGCCTGCTGGGCGCCATCGCCCGCGACATGGGCGAGTCCGAAGGCCACGCCGGCCTGATGGTGACGGTTCCGGGCTTCACGGCCGCCTTGGCCGCGCCGGTGGCGGCCTTGTTCGCAGGCCGCGTCGACCGTCGCACCATGCTCCTGCTGCTGTCCACGCTCATCGCCGCCGCCAACCTGATTGCGGCCTGCGCCGGCAGCTTCGCCGTGCTGCTGGCCGGCCGCGTGCTGCTCGGCCTGAGCGTCGGCGGCTTCTGGGCCTTCGCGGCGGCGGTCGGCCGCCGGCTGGTTGCGGCGGAACAGGGAAACCGTGCGACCGCCATCGTGCTGGCGGGGATCTCGACCGGCACCGTGCTGGGCGTGCCCTTCGCCACGGCGATTGGCAACAGCGCCGGCTGGCGCAGCGCCTTCGGCGTCGTGGCCATGCTGGCGCTGGCGGCCGCCGTCGCCCAACTGCGCCTGCTGCCGCGCCTTCCCGGCAGCGCGGCCTTGTCCTTGCGCAGCCTGCCGGAGTTGATGGGCCAGCGCGCGCTCCTGGCCGGCCTCGCCGCCGCCGCGCTGGTCGCGGGCGGACACTTCATGGCCTATACCTATCTCGAGCCTTTCCTGGCGCGGGTTGCCGGGATGGAGGGAACGGGAGTCGGCATGACGCTGATGGCCTATGGACTGGCCGGTGTTGCCGGCACCTTCGTCGGCGAGCGCCTCGCTGGCCGGGACGTGCGGCGCGCCTTCGTGGCCGCGGCCGTGCTGATGGCGGCAGCGCTGGGTGCTGGCGCGGTGCTCGGCGCCCATGCCTGGGCAGCGGCCGTATTGGTCGTCGCCTGGGGGCTGGCCTTCGGCGCGATACCGGTCAGCATCCAGTTGTGGATGTTCCGCGCGGCGCCCTCTCAGGTCGAAGCCAGTTCGGCCATGACGGTCACCATCTTCCAGCTCGCCCTTGGCGCCGGAGCGGCGGGCGGCGGCTGGCTGGTCGACCAGGCCGGACTGCGGTCCGCTTACGTCGCGGGCGCGTTATTGAGCCTGGCTGCGGTGGCGCCTTTGCTGGCATTTGCTTCGCTGCGGCACCGGGACTGA